The Rhizoctonia solani chromosome 14, complete sequence genome has a segment encoding these proteins:
- a CDS encoding TPR repeat protein oca3, whose translation MSRRLVLRVPNPNAASARPAPAASTPEDATSESGQVESTGDAMDVDEGGEMDEEGEEVDVEDEEIDEGAEYDEGGLQEQEQDDGEGEGEGEGSGEQDVEGQDDEPAEGEEGGPSDRGQGRGRPRGRGRPRGRGKGAAPVPATPKPRGRGRGRPRGRPRGSGRGRGVARPKEGSPIELPEGYEGPKPYRFVNGQALFLKNDELTIDDDPKGDEKIDARGNLLGGREFKAPTFSSPWRDDPERQYMLSIDAARTSGFRDSLYYFRHVQSMVCLILSIDPLFRRNPQLLKLPLSQAEKDMLIDIGRLPNSLKSRSVTLITARSAYKVHGAKMIKGGRWVVDDYYEDRVLADGKVAGDLVGDVLQEPLDPEQHHPSNAAPATSASGGVYRVGGPSTLYGGPGDDTGPSIEFAWPPLPLHPAIPPGPIVPGIPPPPVAGQEPLDGDSTRLEKRTEVADEIFRGEPPLGWYEPHTGIWHYRADTQPTQAKLTHAPPTREALLADAVLGGSKIGSNSWGIASVKTFMELPEDEQKPPTEITNGNANKAWAFLEQLAFAAMDVGRLDIADDCLVLLDQQFPDSPRVTVLKGQRLEADGMLQDALKMYVYYLTKEDENYVPIRKRLITTLRSLGKITEATEELVKYLDIYYADLEGWLELADIYATCNLYDNSLSALAHAQLIAPQTPQIALCSAETAYTTGNIDLALKSFLRAAELCGSGPGIQPGGTETRAWLGVKLDTWREEEEAWILLTEDHSHVCQMEGLPASVRRDILASVYNDHDRTPAVYICLSKLPSSAKNPKLLEELSTERILAAYSKTDGSAKPNDAGRAAMLRWLGASQTPK comes from the exons ATGTCTCGCCGCCTTGTGTTACGCGTTCCGAATCCGAATGCAGCGTCTGCTCGGCCAGCACCCGCTGCGTCGACACCAGAGGATGCCACAAGTGAATCTGGACAAGTCGAATCGACAGGAGATGCGATGGATGTTGACGAGGGAGGGGAGATGGACGAAGAGGGAGAGGAAGTTGACGTTGAAGACGAGGAAATAGACGAAGGTGCCGAATATGACGAAGGTGGTCTCCAGGAACAAGAGCAAGATGAcggagaaggagaagggGAGGGAGAAGGCAGTGGAGAGCAGGATGTTGAAGGACAGGACGATGAACCCGCTGAGGGAGAGGAGGGAGGGCCAAGCGACCGAGGACAAGGCAGGGGCAGGCctagaggaagaggaagaccTCGTGGTAGGGGCAAAGGCGCCGCTCCGGTCCCGGCTACCCCCAAGCCGAGGGGCCGAGGAAGAGGTAGGCCGAGAGGTCGACCACGGGGTTCTGGTCGTGGTCGTGGTGTTGCTCGTCCAAAGGAGGGAAGTCCAATAGAGCTACCCGAAG GGTACGAGGGCCCCAAACCATACCGATTCGTCAATGGCCAAGCGTTATTCTTGAAAAATGACGAACTTACAATTGATGACGATCCAAAGGGAGATGAAAAGATTGACGCCCGAGGAAATTTGCTTGGAG GCCGCGAGTTCAAGGCACCCACATTCTCTAGCCCATGGCGTGACGATCCAGAACGACAATACATGCTATCCATAGATGCAGCACGAACTTCGGGGTTCCGTGACTCGTTGTACTACTTCCGGCATGTCCAGTCAATGGTCTGTTTAATCCTGTCCATTGACCCCCTTTTTAGGCGCAACCCACAGCTTCTTAAGCTCCCATTAAGCCAAGCAGAAAAGGACATGCTGATCGACATTGGTCGATTACCCAACTCCCTTAAAAGCCGAAGTGTTACGCTCATCACCGCACGAAGCGCCTACAAGGTTCATGGAGCTAAGATGattaagg GCGGACGCTGGGTGGTAGACGATTACTATGAAGATCGTGTTCTCGCCGATGGCAAAGTCGCTGGTGATCTAGTTGGCGATGTCCTCCAAGAACCCCTTGATCCCGAACAGCACCATCCCTCTAACGCAGCACCCGCCACTAGCGCTTCCGGCGGAGTGTACCGAGTAGGTGGACCTTCGACGCTGTATGGCGGCCCAGGGGACGACACTGGACCATCCATAGAATTCGCTTGGCCGCC TTTGCCCTTGCATCCTGCTATTCCACCAGGACCCATCGTACCTGGCATCCCCCCTCCACCGGTTGCGGGGCAGGAGCCATTGGATGGTGATTCGACCAGGTTGGAGAAGAGGACTGAGGTTGCCGATGAAATTTTCAGAGGGGAACCTCCTCTTGGGTGGTACGAACCCCACACCGGCATTTGGCACT ACCGAGCGGACACTCAACCAACTCAAGCAAAGCTAACGCATGCACCGCCAACACGCGAAGCGCTTCTTGCAGACGCGGTCCTTGGAGGATCCAAAATCGGTTCAAACTCTTGGGGAATTGCGAGTGTCAAAACCTTCATGGAACTTCCTGAAGACGAGCAAAAGCCACCCACTGA AATAACGAACGGGAATGCAAACAAAGCTTGGGCATTTTTGGAACAGCTCGCATTTGCGGCCATGGATGTGGGAAGGCTGGATATAGCAGAT GATTGTCTCGTTCTACTGGATCAACAGTTTCCCGACTCCCCGCGTGTAACGGTGTTAAAAGGACAACGTCTTGAAGCCGATGGAATGCTTCAGGATGCATTAAAAATGTATGTTTATTATCTTACAAAAGAGGACGAGAACTACGTG CCTATTCGTAAACGACTTATAACAACTTTGCGAAGTCTCGGGAAGATCACTGAGGCAACCGAAGAACTTGTCAAATACCTAGACATTTATTATGCTGATCTTGAAGGGTGGCTTGAACTTGCAGATATCTACGCGACGTGTAATCT ATATGATAATTCCTTGTCTGCGCTTGCCCATGCCCAACTCATCGCACCCCAGACACCCCAAATTGCCCTTTGTAGCGCCGAAACAGCTTACACAACAGGCAATATCGATCTTGCTCTCAAATCCTTTTTGCGCGCCGCAGAACTCTGTGGATCCGGGCCAGGAATTCAGCCTGGAGGGACTGAGACCCGAGCATGGCTTGGCGTAAAATTG GATACTTGGcgtgaggaagaagaggcgtGGATCCTTCTTACCGAGGATCACTCCCACGTCTGTCAAATGGAGGGCCTCCCGGCTTCGGTCAGGAGAGACATCCTGGCGAGTGTGTATAATGACCATGACAGGACGCCTGCGGTTTATATT TGTTTAAGCAAACTTCCATCCAGTGCGAAAAACCCCAAACTGTTGGAAGAACTCTCTACCGAGCGTATTCTTGCTGCGTATTCAAAGACTGATG GGTCGGCCAAACCTAACGATGCGGGGCGAGCAGCTATGCTCCGATGGCTAGGAGCCAGCCAAACTCCCAAATAA
- a CDS encoding threonyl-tRNA synthetase, with product MSSEAPHPVPHPVHSTAQPAQPAPGPNTKKEKKAKATDSEPKAPLELNPPPEFFDHRIQIYDKLKKDATPRAYYHHPSDGSTKEGKSWETSPMSIAAQLSKSLSERVVIAKVDGNLWDLERPLEKSCSLELLDFEHPEGKRVFWHSSAHVLGEAAEKHYGCHLCVGPPTDDGFFYEMAIQERAVSSGDYSSLETLAKNAVKEKQRFERLVVPKETLLEMFKYNKYKTQLIQSKIPDGTSTTVYRCGPMIDLCVGPHVPHTGRIKAFMVTKNSSSYFLGDAANDSLQRIYGISFPDTKQLTEYKAFLAEAAKRDHRRIGKDQELFFFHELSPGSCFFLPHGARIYNTLIEFIREEYRKLISPNMFNSKLWEKSGHWENYKDDMFTLPVENESFALKPMNCPGHALIFDSRDRSYRELPLRMAEFGVIHRNEASGALTGLTRVRRFVQDDTHVFCMPSQIEQEIEAIFEFFKRVYGIFGFTFKMELSTRPEKYLGNIETWNTAEKQLQAVLDRVQPGNWELNPGDGAFYGPKIDITIQDALKRSYQCATIQLDFQIPERFNLKYRGPEGGDDLARPS from the exons ATGTCTTCCGAAGCACCTCATCCAGTGCCTCATCCAGTCCATTCCACCGCTCAACCAGCTCAGCCAGCCCCTGGTCCCAACACCAAAAAGGAGAAGAAGGCAAAGGCTACAGACTCGGAGCCTAAAGCACCACTTGAG CTCAACCCACCGCCCGAATTCTTTGATCACCGTATCCAGATATACGACAAACTCAAGAAGGA CGCAACCCCGCGAGCCTATTACCATCACCCTTCCGACGGTAGCACCAAGGAAGGCAAATCTTGGGAGACCTCCCCTATGAGCATTGCGGCCCAGCTTTCAAAATCTCTTTCCGAACGTGTCGTGATTGCCAAAGTCGACGGCAACCTTTGGGATCTCGAACGTCCTCTGGAGAAATCATGTTCGCTCGAATTGCTCGATTTTGAGCATCCCGAGGGTAAAAGAGTGTTCTGGCACTCCAGTGCGCATGTACTCGGCGAAGCCGCAGAGAAACACTATGGTTGCCATTTGTGTGTTGGACCACCTACGGACGATGGTTTCTTCTACGAGATGGCCATTCAGGAACG CGCTGTTTCTTCTGGAGACTACTCATCTCTTGAGACCTTGGCAAAGAACGCGGTTAAGGAGAAACAACGCTTCGAACGTCTGGTCGTACCAAAAGAGACCCTGTTGGAGATGTTCAAG TATAACAAATATAAAACTCAACTTATCCAAAGCAAAATCCCAGATGGTACTAGCACAACCGTTTACCGTTGCGGCCCCATGATTGATCTGTGTGTGGGCCCCCATGTCCCTCACACTGGACGCATCAAGGCTTTTATGGTCACCAAG AATTCTTCCTCTTACTTCCTTGGCGACGCTGCCAACGACTCACTCCAGCGTATTTATGGAATCTCGTTTCCGGATACCAAGCAACTTACCGAGTACAAGGCGTTCCTGGCTGAAGCTGCAAAACGCGATCATCGTAGAATTGGAAAG GATCAAGAATTGTTCTTTTTCCACGAGCTTAGTCCTGGGTCATGTTTCTTCCTCCCCCACGGAGCAAGAATATACAATACACTGATTGAGTTTATCCGC GAGGAATATAGGAAAC TTATCTCGCCTAACATGTTCAACTCCAAACTTTGGGAGAAGTCTGGACACTGGGAAAATTACAAAGATGATATGTTCACCCTACCAGTCGAGAACGAATCCTTCGCCCTGAAGCCCATGAATTGCCCCGGTCATGCGTTGATTTTCGATTCGAGAGATCG GAGTTACCGTGAACTCCCGCTTCGTATGGCAGAGTTTGGTGTTATCCACCGTAACGAAGCGAGCGGTGCGCTGACCGGATTGACCCGTGTCCGTCGCTTCGTTCAAGACGATACGCACGTGTTTTGTATGCCTTCTCAA ATAGAGCAAGAGATCGAAGCGATCTTCGAGTTCTTCAAAAGGGTATACGGAATATTTGGATTCACGTTCAAAATGGAGTTATCCACGCGCCCTGAAAAATACTTGGGTAACATTgaaacttggaatactgccGAGAAG CAACTTCAAGCGGTGCTCGATCGCGTTCAGCCCGGCAACTGGGAACTAAATCCAGGTGATGGTGCATTCTACGGCCCCAAAATCGACATCACCATCCAAGACGCCCTTAAACGTTCTTATCAATGTGCCACAATCCAACTCGATTTCCAAATTCCGGAGCGTTTCAATCTCAAATATCGCGGCCCGGAGGGAGGGGATGATTTGGCGCGCCCGTCATGA
- a CDS encoding glycyl-tRNA synthetase, whose amino-acid sequence MFADIDLTGDTLPKKIRNAEIAQYNFIVVVGEAEANVKAVNVRNRDDVGNKQRQDEVIPLDDFVAKLLSLKTERRLENKLL is encoded by the exons ATGTTTGCCGATATCGATTTGACTGGAGACACCCTCCCAAAGAAGATTCGCAACGCTGAAATTGCACAGTACAACTTCATCGTCG TGGTCGGGGAGGCCGAAGCTAACGTCAAGGCCGTGAATGTCCGTAATCGTGATGACGTTGGAAACAAACAACGCCAGGACGAGGTTATTCCTCTGGATGACTTTGTTGCTAAGCTTCTTTCACTCAAGACAGAAAGGAGACTAGAGAACAAGTTGTTGTAG
- a CDS encoding RNA recognition motif protein — protein sequence MSRVVFVGNVPYDMTEEQLTQVFSTVGPVAGFRLVFDRETGKAKGYGFCEFFDHESAASAVRNLHNTEVGKFTSRGEILGERDGHHGKPYRSGGGGPPDIQTILSSIPNGVPVPPGASSLDIITNAIVALGPDKQLELLQQMKQFITTNPDAARAVLVAHPQLAYACFQTMLTAEVVDPAVLQKMLAGGAAQPAPSNRRHRLPCLYLHPQTNINKDITGTSPQAVPPMPPNPAYQSYQPPAPAPPQASPAFQAVSPQQQAMIQQVLSLTPEQINGLPPNERAAIMQL from the exons ATGAGTCGGGTAGTATTTG TCGGAAATGTTCCATACGATATGACAGAG GAACAACTTACCCAGGTGTTCAGCACCGTGGGTCCCGTCGCAGGATTTCG GCTAGTCTTTGATCGAGAAacaggaaaagccaagggaTATGGATTTTGCGAATTTTTTG ACCATGAATCCGCAGCTTCCGCAGTCCGTAACCTCCACAATACAGAAGTCG GAAAATTCACCTCTCGAGGCGAAATTCTGGGAGAACGGGATGGTCACCACGGAAAACCATACCGatcaggaggaggaggacCACCCGATATTCAAACAATACTTTCTTCTATTCCGAATGGGGTACCTGTACCACCGGGGGCTAGTTCCTTAGATATCATTACGAACGCTATTGTCGCGCTGGGTCCCGACAAACAATTAGAGTTGCTCCAACAAATGAAG CAATTCATCACCACCAATCCAGACGCGGCTCGGGCCGTTCTAGTTGCACATCCACAGCTCGCGTACGCCTGTTTCCAAACCATGCTGACAGCCGAAGTCGTAGATCCTGCGGTACTCCAG AAAATGCTCGCTGGCGGTGCTGCACAACCTGCCCCCAGCAACAGGCGCCACCGCCTCCCATGCCTGTATCTGCACCCCCAAACCAATATCAACAAGGATATTACGGGCACCTCCCCGCAAGCAGTACCACCCATGCCACCCAATCCAGCGTACCAATCGTACCAACCCCCAGCCCCTGCACCTCCGCAGGCATCGCCCGCTTTCCAGGCTGTATCACCTCAGCAACAG GCTATGATCCAACAAGTTCTGTCACTTACTCCGGAACAGATCAACGGTTTGCCGCCAAACGAGCGGGCCGCTATCATGCAATTA TAA